Sequence from the bacterium genome:
CCCCGTGCGGCTATCACGACCAATGTGCTTGCCCACGATGTGGTAGAGAAATTACCGTGAACCACGTTCTTGATCTGGCACTAACAAGTTCCGGAAAGATTCTCGAATACGGGCGAAACCTGCGCGGCATTCGCGTTTACGTCACGCAGGTGGATAGCGACGGTCGCTTTCGCTTGCAGGCGGCAAACCGACCGCACACAAGCAGCGATCCGGCTGTTCTCGATTTCTATCGGGACTTCTGGGATACGCTGCTGGACTCCTCGCCAACAAGCGGTATGTGCGCTGCGAGTCGTTCGGATCAGGCAAATCAACGATTGGCAAATGGACTACGGGAACTCCGGAAAATCTTTTGGCGTGCGGAGTCGTCCGTAAAGCGGCTTCAAGGAATGGCCTCACGCGAGAAGTGGGACGCGCGGGAACTGTCCGTGGCCGTTGAAGAGCAAATGAAATGGCAGGAAGAGCTGCGGGCGCTCATGCAACGACATCCGCTTTGCGCCTCATTTCCGCGCTTCCTGCTCACTCGCATGACGACCGTAAACTGCGACGACGTGAACGGACATATCATGGACATGAGCGGCACGCTTCGGCTTTTTCAGCGCGGAATGGAACTGCTCGAATCGTTATTGGGAATTGAGACGGTGACGGATGCCGCCCTCGCATAAAATTCTTGTTTTGTGCCTGACGCGGATGGGCGATATCATTCAATCCATCCCGTTCTTTCGGCGGCTCCGGGGGAGTCGTCCCGATGCCGAGATTCACGTGTTGGTTGAAAAGTGCTTCGGCGACGTTATCCGCATGGTACCCGGTGTAGACGCCATTCATGAGATCCGGCTTGAAGATCTTCTTCCGGATCTCGAGCAGGGTCGAAATGGAAATGTGCCGAAAGCAACGACCTACTACCGGAATCTGGTCGAAAACCTGAAGCGGGAAAATTACTCCGAAGTGTGGAACCTCACTCATACCCGACCTTCGATGGTGCTGAATTACCTTCTGGCCGCCGAACACGGACGGGGAGTGACTCTCGACCGGCATGGCCTGCAGCGCGTGAATTCTCCGTGGTTGAGCTACTTCTTCGCCACCAATCTTGCTCGGCCGTGGTGTCAGTTCAATCTGGCGGATATCTATGCCAACTGCATTGACGAAGCGGAATGGGAAACTGGACGTTCGATTCGAATAGCACAGAGTGATATCAAGCGGGATCATCCGTTATCGTGTGTCTCATCACGAATCAGGATCGCGATCCATCCCGGCGCGTCGCAGGACGATAAACGGTGGTCCGTAGAATCCTATCGCCAACTTGCCCGTCGGCTGCTTCAGCGAGGCGACGTGGAAATCGTGATCGTGGCGGGCAAACGGGATGTTGAACTTGGACGAAAATTCGAGGGGATCGAGGGAATCGTCAACTTGGCCGGCCAGACGAACGTACCGGATCTCGCATCGGTTCTGGCGAATTGCCGCTTGCTCGTCAGTAACGATTCGGGACCGATGCACGTGGCCGCTGCCGTGGGAACGCCGGTGTTGGACATCACGGTCGGCAGTGCTCTGGCAAGCGAGACCGCGCCCTATGGAGAGAATCACGTCGTCGTGGAACCCGAAAGCGCGTGTTTTCCCTGTTCTTCGCGCA
This genomic interval carries:
- a CDS encoding glycosyltransferase family 9 protein, producing MPPSHKILVLCLTRMGDIIQSIPFFRRLRGSRPDAEIHVLVEKCFGDVIRMVPGVDAIHEIRLEDLLPDLEQGRNGNVPKATTYYRNLVENLKRENYSEVWNLTHTRPSMVLNYLLAAEHGRGVTLDRHGLQRVNSPWLSYFFATNLARPWCQFNLADIYANCIDEAEWETGRSIRIAQSDIKRDHPLSCVSSRIRIAIHPGASQDDKRWSVESYRQLARRLLQRGDVEIVIVAGKRDVELGRKFEGIEGIVNLAGQTNVPDLASVLANCRLLVSNDSGPMHVAAAVGTPVLDITVGSALASETAPYGENHVVVEPESACFPCSSRNPCSSELCGSRITPQVVLRLCEWMLGLRGIPQPQELAHCRVYRTGFSEEDGLLELRRIGATQEYARDEIHRQVRPFWLSIMSNRSLPKKLREIYADRELVEQAQKALPITQNAVRLALDLAQAAEGNRYTTDIRDLAGRLAEWEQTLFGLLHGESVLGSFLAYVHIERGSLSGETIAEQARETAEIYRRLGMLLGAFVPPTKSQPDDNNTQIVLIEDDHENHAQWS